Below is a window of Sulfitobacter sp. SK012 DNA.
CAACTAAGCAAACCCCGATCAACCGCAAATTTGACGCAGCAGGGGTGTAATGCGCCCAAGCCAACCTATTTGCCATCCGGGGCGAAAATGATTTTTCCGACAACCTGCAGGCACAGACGCAAATCGGTCCACAAGCTAGAGGTCGCGATATACTCAAGGTCTAGCCTGCATCTGTCGCTGAACGTGCCATTGCGCTGGAATAACTGCGCTGGACCCGCTATTCCGGGAAGAACGGAAAGCCGAGGCAACTGCCAGTTTTCGTAACGTTCCAATGGTACCGAACTGGCCCTTGGCCCGATTAACGACATTTCTCCGCGCAGCACATTCAAAAGTTGTGGCAATTCATCCAGACTTGTCTTGCGCAGAAAACGTCCAATGCGGGTTACCCTGGGATCATTCGTTATTTTGAAATCCGGCCAGGCGGCCTCGTTCAAATCCAGTAGCTTCAGCTTCAATTCTTCAGCACCAACAACCATCGTCCGAAATTTTAGTAAATTGAATGGTTCACCGCGACGCCCAAAGCGTCGATGACCAAACAGAGCAGCCCCCCCTCCATCGAGTTTGATCAACATCACGATAAGGATGCCTGCCGGCAAAACCAAAGGCGATGCGAGAAGAATTAAAAAAACATCGAATAATCTTTTGCTTGGCCTTTGCGTCAGAACTGGTATTGAAGCAGCTTCGCTAGCATCAAAAACATCAGAAATAAAAAATTTACTATTCAAAAATCCACCCTCGAAATATAAATATAATATCGTGATTGGAGAGCTTGGAAAATTTTAGCGCAGCCTGTAACTGCTAAAAAATTGCCGTCCGATTTAGATTGATTCGCCATAAAAAAATTTCTAATAACGTTTAAATATCACTAGGAGAGAAACCTATCAACGGTTAGTAGGTAATTGATAAAAAATGCAACTTATCATAGAAAAATTAAAAGCCGCCCAACACTCCAATTGTATGATATGGCAGATCATCTGCCATACCTGGTAGGAAAGTGTTCCATCCCGGATGATCACATAGACCCTCGCCGTTCTGCGTTTTTCATTGCAAGATCGGTTTTTGAGGAAGCCCGGGAGGACGCCCAATGCTGATCAATCTTCACAGTCAGGCGACAACAACGCCTAAGATACGGGCTGCCATCCAGGCGGGCGATGGGCCCGCATGGGTTCTAGCTGAGCGTTTTGGCACAACTGAACAGACGGTTTGGAAATGGCGCAAGCGCGACAGTGTACATGACCGCAGCCATACCGCTCATCGACTGCAAACGACGCTGACGCCGGCGCAGGAGGCTGTCGCGGTTGCGCTGCGTAAGACGCTGCTTGTCTCGCTGGATGACCTGCTGGCTGTGGTGCGGGAATTCCTGAACCCGGATGTGTCACGCTCGGGCTTGGATCGGTGTCTGCGACGGCACGGCGTGGGCAACCTGCGTGATCTCAAGGGAAAGGTGGCCCGTCCCAAGCACAGTGGCTTTAAAGCTTATGAACCAGGGTACATCCACATCGATGTGAAATACCTGCCTCAAATGGCGGACCAAACGTCCCGCCGCTACCTGTTTGTCGCGATTGACCGGGCCACCCGCTGGGTCTTTATCCGCGTCTACAACAGTAAGACAGCGGCCAATGCGCGTCGCTTTCTGCGGGATTTGGAGCGGTCCTGCCCGATACGCATCCGAACCATACTCACGGACAATGGAAAAGAATTCACCGACCGTCTCTTTGGCCTGCGTAAACGCGCCCAAACCGGCAACCATGAGTTCGACAAGCTTTGTGTCGAACTGGAAATCGACCACCGCCTGACGCCACCGATGTCGCCGCAAACCAACGGCATGGTCGAGCGATTTAACGGCCGGATTGAGGACGTCTTGCAAAGCCACCACTTCCAATCTGGGGAGGAACTAGAAGCCACCCTGCATCGATATGTCTGGCTCTATAACCAGCAACTTCCTCAGTCAGCCCTAGGCAGCAAGACGCCCTTGCAAGAGATGAAGGACTGGCACAAACTTAACCCCAGTCTGTTCAAGAAACAGCCATACTACCGTCCGGGATGTGACCGGTAAGCCAAACTATTGAACCTGCGCAATGCTAGCGCCCGCAGCACAGAAAGTAGTTCAAGCAAATGGTCAGCAGCCTTTTTGGGACATCCGCACCTAAGGCTAGACATCTGACACCCACCCAATGGAGCTGTGTTACCGAATGGTTGTTTTCTGCCCCAGATAAGGACCTTCAAAGAACATCTGGCGCGACCCGCGCTATCTGGTTCAATCCGCTACTGCAATTTACTTTTTAGAATGAATAATCCTGACATGGGGGAAAAATTTGATGGTCATGGCTTGTCTCGAGGCGGTTGTACTAATTTGTCTGAGCTTACAATTCTACCACTATGTACTATACCCGCTGTTGCTTGGCATTATCTGGTGGCTTCGCCGGGGCCGCCCTGCCCCGGCCGGTAACGGCCCGTATAGAGTATCGCTGATTATTAGCGCCTTCAACGAGGAACGGGTTATTGCTGACAAACTGCGCAACTGTGCGCAGCTCGTGCCTGCGCCGGTCGAGGTCATCCTCGTGTGCGACGGCTCTGATGACCACACGGCTGAGATTGCGCGCGGGCTCGACCTGCCAGGCTTGACCCTTCACGTGATGCATCGGCCCGAGCGGCAAGGAAAATCCGCCGCGATGAATCGTGCTGCGGATTGCGCCATAGGTGACATTCTGCTTTTCTCTGACGCAAACGCTTTTTACTTGCCCGAAACGATCGGTGCCATCACGAGAGAATTCCGCGACCCCAGCGTGGCAGTGGTCAGCGGTGCCAAGAAAATCTTGGAGGAGCCGGCCAAGGCTTCCAGCGTCGGCCAAGCCGACGGTCTCTACTGGCGCTATGAGGCCTTCATCCGTAAATGCGAAAGCGACCTCGGCACAACCGTGGCGTCAGTGGGCGAGATCCTGTCGATCCGCCAAGAGTACTGGCGACCGATCCCGCCTGGCACGGTCAACGACGACGCCTGGATGACTCTAGTCTCGCTGGCGCAGGGGCTGAACGTGCGCTTTGCGCCTGACGCAATAAGCCTCGAAGAGGCAAGCCCGGACGCCAACTTTGAAGCGACCCGCCGACGCCGGATCAATTCGGGGCGTTTGAAGCTCCTGGGTACGCGCGAGGTCTGGCCCTTACGGCGGCCTCGGGTACTGCTGGCCTTGCTGTCGCATAAAGTACTCAGAGTGCTTTTACCGATCCCCATGATAGCAGGTTTCGTAGCCAATCTGGCAGTGGTTATGTGGCCAAAGGCCTCTGTGTTGATGGACGTGACTTTGTTAGTGCAACTCGCGGCATTGGGACTTGGTGTAGCAGGCCATTTTTTCAGCATTTCAGGCAGAAAGGCTCGACTGCCATCACTTGCCTATCACGTCCTAAGGGGGAATGTATCGGCGCTGCTGGCCATGTATGATGTAATGCGCGGGCAGTCTCACACGATTTGGCAAAAGCCTCCGCGCTGATGCCTAAGAAGCAAGGCCATTAGGGAGCAAAAGCTGTTTCTAAGCTTCGCCAGAATAGGCCCTCATCGTGCTTTCAATCATGGTATCGACGCTGAACTCGGTTTCGACTAACTTCCGCGCAGCATCAGCGACGCGCCTGCGCCTGGGCTCATCGGGGATCAAAAGGTCGAGCAGACGGGTGATGGCCTCCACAGAGGCTGGAGGCGCAAAGAAGGCTGTCCTGTCATGTTCGAGCACCGCCGCGATGCCCGGCAGATCAGATGAAAGTACCGGAACGCCCTGCCTGCAGGCTTCGAGTATTGAATAGGGCAACCCTTCACTGATCGACGGCTGGCACATCAGGTCGAGCCCCGAAAGGATGCAAGGAATATCGATGCGGAAGCCGGCGAAATGGATGATATGCTCAAGCCCGTGCCGCGCTACCTCTGCCCGCAGCGCGGCCTCGTCCGGCCCTTTACCTACGATAAACAGCCGCGCACGCGCCCTGTTCTCTTCACTTAACTGCAGCAACGCCTCGAATAGGAACCGGTGGCCCTTGATAACGTCTAGGCGCGTGATGGCCCCAATAATGAAAGTGTCTTCTGGCCAGCCAGCCTCTGCCCGCAGATTGCAGGCGACGGGTGTCTCCGTCAGCGGATCGATGCCGTTGCGACTGAGGGTCACGCGCCGCGCTGGGATGTAGATGTCGTCCTTTAGATAGGCTTCGACAGAAGTTGATACCACGATGAATCGAAAGCCCGCCCAATTGCACAGCCTCAGCGCGCCCTCGTGGATTTGTTTGCGCGGCAGATCGGGATGTGTGGCGCGATAGACGGAATGGACCGTTGCGACTCGGTTGGGTACTCGTGCGAAAACGGCCGCCAGCGCCCCCCAAATCTGCGACTGCATGTTGTGAAGATCGACCACCGCTCGTCCGCGTGCCAGACGCGCGAGATCCAGAATTAGCCGTGGGTCGCCCCTCTTGCGGCGGAGCGGTTCCACATTCATTCCCTCTTTCTCCAGATCGCGATGCAGTTGCGAGCCGGACAGGGCGGCGACAAGGTAGGGGTGCCCATGCGCCTCACACCACCGCGCGGTCTGGATCACGCGAACATCCGCGCCACCAAAAGCGCGCGACAGACATACGATGAGGCAGGACTGAGATCTATTCGGATCGGCACCGACATCCGCCTGAAAGAGAATGGACATTCTGGTTCGCAATCCCAATACTTATCAAATCGAGTCTTCCTTTCAGGCTTGGACCCAAAAAGCAACCAAATCGGGCAGAGAGCAGAATGAGTAAAAGCAGAGCCCGGGGTCGCGGACGGATCATCCACATGATCGATGGCTTGGGTCATGGCGGAGCCGAGCGCCTTATGACACCAATACTGTCTGGCCTGGCCAAGGTTGGGTATGATGTGCAGGTCATCGCGCTGCAGAACAAAGATGGCAACCAAGAGGCGGAGCGGCTGAAGGATCATGGTGTGCCGGTGCGCAGCCTGCCCATTGACAAGCTCAAGCGCGCGGACCAGATCGCCGCGGCTCTTTGGGCGTTACGCGCAGACAAGCCCGGATTGATCCATGCCCATCTGCAGTTCTCGATCATTCTATCAGGCCTGGCCCGCTGCACCCTTGGCATCCCCTCCGTAGTGACGCTGCACACCGATCAATCCGGTACAGGGTTTGACCGCGAGACCTTGCGCTTCGGGCTTAGTAACGCCTTCATGAACCGCTGCTGCGACCGGGTGATCTGCTTGACCGAAGCATCAAAACGGCACGCTGTGGCGCAGGGATTAGACCGGGCCCCGCTTGCGGTTTTGCCAAATGGTATTGACCTTGCCCCTTATGGTGCAGCGCCTCTCCATGTCCGCGCGGCGCTGCGCCATCGGCTTGGTCTGGCTGAGGACGATACGGTGCTGATCTCAGTCGCGGTTCTGCGCCCTGAGAAAGGCCTCGACCGCCTGATCGCTGCGTTGGATAGGCTGGTCATAACCCATCCCCGACTAAAGCTAGTCATAGTCGGTGATGGGGCACAAAAAGAAGCGCTGCTCCGGCAGATCGCCCGCGCTGGCCTGGAGAACCGCGTCCTAATGACAGGCTACCGCACCGACATCCCCGACCTTTTGGCAATTGCAGATGTCTTTGTTCTGCCGACCCTGGCCGATGCCTTGCCAACTGTTGTCATTGAGGCAATGGCGAGCCGGCTGCCAGTGATCGCGAGCAACGTGGGCGGGTTGCCCGAGATGATCGGCGATGATGAGGGGCAGCTCGTGCCACCCGACAATGTCCCTGCCCTGGCAGACGCCATCGCAGGAGTGCTTCGTGACGACCCCACACGTCTGGCTATGGGCGCGCGCGCTCTTGACCGCGCACAAATAGAGTTTTCCATCGAAACTCAGGTTGCAAGGCTCTCTGCACTTTATGATACGCTGATGAAACCCGGAATTAAACGATGAAACGAATTGCTATCGTCGAAACAGATGCACGCGGCGGGCTTATTCATTTCGCCTATCATATGGCCGATGCCCTTGCCGCTGAGGGATCCGATGTCACGCTGGTGACCGGCAGCGATTACGAGCTGGCAGCGCAACCGCATCGGTTCAGCGCCCGACCCATACTCAAACTCTGGCCGCAGTTCGACCAGAGTAGCGCAAACCCACTGCTACGGCGGGTCCGGCGGGCTTGGCGCGCCTTCGTGCTGTTGCGCGAATGGAGTCGGCTAACGCTGTATCTGCTGCGCTCCAAGCCCGACGTCGTGATCTTCAGCATCGTGCGCTTTCCGTTTCTGGCTATTTTCCTCAAGGTCCTGCACGCAAGCGGGATAGACCTTACTCAGCTCTGTCACGAGTTTGAAAAACGCGACGAAACACCCGGTTTCTGGCACCGGGTCGAAGACCGTCTGTTTGCGGCGACCTACCGGCAATTCTCATCCATTTTCTTTCTGTCGCAGAATATCCGTGACGATTTTCTGGCTCGCCATGCGATACCTGCGCGGACATGCCTACTGCCCCATCCACCACAGCATGCCCTTCTCGGCTCGGACCTACCAGTCGAGACGGTTCAGAACCGGTTAGGGCTGTCGCCCAAAGATCGCATCGTCCTTTTCTTTGGCCTTCTGCGCCCCAGCAAGGGGGTCGATGACCTAGTCCAAGCCTTTTCATTGCTCGGCGATATGCATCATCTAAAACTTGTGATCTGCGGCTATCCAAGCAATAACTTCGACACGCGCGCGATTCAAGCTCTGGCGGAGCAACTGGGTGTCACTTCGCGCACGGTTTTTGCGTTCGAATACCTGCCAAACGACGCTGTGGCTCCGCTACTTTCACTCGCCGAAGTAGTAGTGTTTCCTTATCGCAACGCCACCGCCAGCGGAGCGCTGGCGCTGGCGCAGGGCTTGGGTCGTCCAGTGGTGGCGACCTCTGTCAGCGGGCTTACCGAAGCGATTGAGCATGGCGTTACGGGACGGCTCGCAGCACCTGGCATGCCGCAGTCCCTAGCAGCTGAGATCCGAGCCGTTCTTGAAGATGCCGCAGCAGCCGACGGTATGGGCTTGGCCGCGCGCCGCCTTTTCGATGAGGAACGCAGCTGGCATGTGCTAGCGACCCGATTGCTAGCCTGTCTTGACAAGCGCGACCCGCAGGAGCGCAGATAGAGGCCAGTACGCAGTACAACTCTGAGCAACTAGTCGTGCCGGATTTTCAGACGCAGCTGCTGCAAGCTAGTGGGGGCAGCTAAATGCGAGCAACTCCGTTTTACGGTTGTCGGCGCTATCTCAACCGAGCTGCGTGCAAGAATGCTGACGGAACGCACTTCGAAGACCATACCTCGCAAAACCATCAATGGGAAGGAATGAGAACTCGCCCAGCGGACGTACCCCATCTCTAAGGGAAAATCAAAGGCCGTCGTGGCGGCAGCGTTGATGCTGTCAGGCTTCGGGGTATGGAGATTCCTTGTCGCGATGCGGATCAGTCGCGTCTCGCTATGGCTGCAATCAGAAAGGCCTCCGTCGAGCCCGTGCCGTTCGCGCGAAACAGGAGCCCTTCTGCTCTCTTACGGAAGCCACATCGTCTAAACCAGCGCGTTTTATGCGATGCACATGCGCTCTCACCAGTTGGCAATCCTGATTTTAATGAGCGACGGCGCTCTAGGCCTGTACTTCATGGCAGCGCCTATTCCCAAGATTGCGATCATTGCCGTTTCCGGTTCGCTGACACGGGCCACCTTCCCTACCCTTACCCTTGTGGTCGACAAGGCCGATCAGCTGAGGGGGGTATATCTAAGCGCGGTGGCGGACAGTATGGGTTTGATGGCACTTATCTCCCTTGGGCTCGCGTCTTTGGCTCTTTTAATGACGGTGGTCCCCTTCCGTGACAGCTGAGCGCACGCTTGGCCGGTCCTCGCCATCCTTGCCCTGACCAGCCTACAAGTGACGCTGGGTTGGAAAGTGGGGGAAATGATCAAGTCCATGGGCCTTCTCGCCACATGGGGCGCGGCCCCACAGAGCCAACGCTTAGACGTCGTCTGGCGGCTATCTTGATGGTCGAGATCGAAACAGTGGCCTTGCGGCTGACCTAACATGAGCCGGTCTGCAGGCGTTGAAATCGACCGGCCAGACCCTGCGCGCTGTGAGCGTGCTCATTGCGGCAGCGGCGTTGGTGGCAGCGATCTTGCTCGGCCCGCAGGGCCACTTCAAGATTTATCTGGTTCCGACCCTCACTCTTGTGGTCGCCATCGTTATCGATGCATTATCCTATTTTGCGCTAATGTTTGCCCATTAACGAAAACGTGTATTGCAGGTAATCGAGTTGAATCGAAATTGACCGCGATATCAGCGCCTCAAATATTGACAATAGTGCACGAAATGGCATGTTTCTCAGAACTGCACGATACCCGAAAATGATCTCGATAACCTGGTAGAAGAATTGCGAATGAAAATGAAAAGACGCAGCTTTGGAATGCTCGGATTGTCCTGGCTGATCTATCCCTTCACGGCAGGGCAGAGCCTTGCGGGTGTCGACACTCCATCGTTAAAAAAACAAATTGAGGATTTCAAGAAGCGCGTCAGGCGATACCGACGCCCCTATGGTGGCACGGCACCCTGGAACATAAAGGTCAACGGCCTGCCCCGTCTTAAAGAATCACGCAAGGCCTCCGATCTGCTATGGCTGAAATCTCCCAACCGCGAGGGAAACTTCAATCTCAGTTTCGACGCCTACACTTACCCCGTGTATCACGCCGTAGAAGCCACAGGCGTGATCAATGTCAGGACAAAGTGGAGCGGCAACCTCGACGGCAAACGCATCCCTTGGAACGCAACCTGGACGCCGGCACCAGGTAACGACAGGCAGGTGATCATACTCGACGCGGCAAACGGACGCGAATGGAACCTCTTTCAGGTCAAGGTGCGCGGCTCGACGCTGCACGCAACAAACGGTAACCTTGTGCCGGGCGATTATCGGAGCCGCACGAAGGGCTACCCGCCGTCTCGTGGCATCGGCATACCCTATCTCGCCATGCTGGTGCGACCCGAAGAAATAGCTGGCGGCCGCATCGCACATGCCTTGTCCATGCCAGTGTCGAACCCCAGTGGCAGGACTTTTGTGGCCCCGGCAACAAAGCTCGAGAACGCCACTGGCAGGGGCGGCATTCCGATCGGCATGCGGTTTGCCATCGATGTCACAGAGAAGGACATTCAGACTTGGGTGAGCCGTCAGCGCGATTTCACCCCACAGTTGCGTCATGCTGCCGTCGTGATCGCCAGAGCACTGCGCGATTACGGCTGGTTCGTCACCGACAACGCTGGAAGCGCAAGTTTCCAGTTCGAGGCCAACGTCAGCGCCGCGGGTGATTGGTATCTACTTGGCCTGTCGCAAACTGGGTCCAACGCCCGGGTCTTCCCGCGTGATCTGCTCGACGGCCTGATTACACGTGATAGGGTCTATGCTATTGCTCCCAGTAATTATTATACCCGAGGCTGAGGCCTCTAAGCGCGTGCCTCGGTGCGAGCGCTGCATCAGAGGGGCGCTCGAAAACGAATGCGAAACAGCCTCACTCTTCGGCCAACCGCCCATAAATAGGCTAAAAAAGTTGGGCCCACTCGGTGAGAGCTACAGTGCAGTAATCCTTGAAATTCTGGCCGCGGTAGGGGCAGCGCTCTTGGTAGAAACGGTTAAGAGCTGAGACTAAAAGGTTAACCGATTTCCGCAAACTTCGCGTCTGCCTGAAGCAAAGTACGTCACATTATCATCGTCATGTCCTATGCTTGTCATGCAAGCCCATGGCTTGCGTATCCATTCAGGCCTCATGCGAAGACGGCGGCTGACCATACTCAAACACGGTCCCTTACGACCAAGCCCATACCGATCCAGCCGCCACCATTGCCCGCCAAAATTGACTTGGTGGGCAATGGCTCAATCTTTGCAGATCGATGGGGAAAACATAAGACAAGCCCTGATACAGGACAACAACCGGCAGCTTTTTTTGACGTCGACCTAACGTGCTGAAGTCAGGGACCTCCCAGTCAAGGTCGATCAACTTCAACAGGCTCCTCACAAGGCCCATTGTCTGCCTCAATGGCATTTCAAACAGCATTTACAAAATGAGTCTGGCTTGGATCGCTGTAGCGTGGATGGCGGGCCCGCTTGCCCGCCAGCATAGCATTCCACCTGGCCTCTGGGCTGAATCAAATGGTCAGTGACCTCGGTTGTTTCAGGACCTCGTTGTACTCAGGCCAGTTTCTCGTGTGGGAAATCGGGGGTAGTTTTGCTCACAGGCACAAGCTACCAAGACGGATTGACGACGTGAATCCCAAGCACAAGAATATTTGCGCTGCAAAGCCGCTTCGCGGCTGCAAACGCATGGTTACCAGCGTTTAAAGTAGAGCCAAGAAATTTTTAGTTATCAAGCACCGCGCCATTATTCCAGCCCCTGAAATCGCGTTTTAGGCCCATAGTTGCGCCAACGTCAGACATATCAGACGCGGGTAAGCAAGAGTTCTTGGTGATTCTGTTCTCAACTCCAGCGAACCAAAAGTCTGGAACGAGAACAGCCTCTGAGGTATGTGCCGAAATCCGCCGCTCACACCCCATATCCTTGATCAGCTGTTTTTCCCCCTCTTTGATAGCTTCCACAGGCAAAGAACTGCAAGACACCGGCCAATACCAGCCCAAAATGCAGGCTGCCCAAATCAAACCTTATTTTCGCCCGATTAATTAACCATATCGGCTGCTGATGTCTGATCATCCCATGCTATTTACGGTTCCATTTCGCGGAGCTGGACTAACGAAAAAAAGATGGAAAGAACTTCTATGCAAAATGTCATTGATTATACACGTCCATTTGGTCCAAATGCGCCTTGGAATATCTCTGTTGAAAACCTGTCGATCGATGAAAACAGTGACGATCTGGCAAGCCTTCTATGGAACGATTCCTCGACGGACAGACCTCTACGCAACTTCAACATCAACAATGTTGAATACACCTACCCAGTATACGAGGTCACCTCGAGCACTCCTTTTTTCGAGGTGGTCGACCGCAATGGGTGGGGCAACTTGGGCGGAACCGAAATCCCATTCGATCCCTCGTGGAAGGCCGCCCCAGGTTCGGATGCTCAGATAATTATTCTTGATCCTTCAACGGGACGTGAATGGGATCTTTTTCAAGCCTCTTTTGATGGTGAAAAAGTTCATGTAACAAACGGCAATCTTGTTTCCGGTTGGGGCGGTTCAGACAACTATTTCGAAAGAGAAGTCGGTTTCGAACCATCCAGAGGTGCCGGGATACCCTACCTAGCCATGCTTGTACGACCCGAAGAGGTTGAGCAGGGCCGCATCGAACACGCGCTTTCTATGCCGATCCGCAACACCAGCGGAAGCGAATTTGCCGCTCCTGCAACTAAAATTGAATACCCGGGTGTTCGTCCTGACGGCATTCCCGAAGGCACTCGTTTTGCACTCAACGTATCCTATGCCGAAATCGACGCGCATCTGGCCAGCCTGCCAAGTGACATTCCGCAAGTTACGTTAGCCAGTCTCCGTGTCATCATGGTCGCCATGAAGGAATTCGGCTGGTTCATTACTGACACGTCGGGGTCCACACACTTCCAACTCGAGGCCACAACCTCAGCTAAAGAGGAATGGCAGCAGTTAGGCCTTGTTGACAAGGAATTTGATTTTGGTGTCTATCCTCGTGATGCGCTTGATGGGCTCATTCAGGAAGACAACATCGTTGCGTACGGGCCTAGTGACAATTACCCGACCGTAGAACTGGAACCTCTAACGCCGACTGAACCTAGTACGGCTGTGGGCTCTTCAGGCGACGAACAGCCGACGGATGAGCCTATTGGTGGCAGCGGCGGTGCAAGGATTCAAAGCGTTCTGGTTGGTACGGCAGACAACATTATTTTTGCCGGAGATCGGAGCGACGATGAGTTCTATAGTGGCGCTGGCAACGACACGTTATATGGAGGTGCCGGTAACGACACCATCAGCTCTGGGTTGGGAAACGACCAGGTCGGCGGCGGTGCAGGCAATGACGAACTTTGGGGCGGCGCTGGAAACGACACTTTATATGGAGGTGCCGGTAACGACACCGTCGGCTCTGGCTCGGGAAATGACCAGGTCCGCAGCGGTGCAGGCAATGACGAACTTTGGGGCGGCGCTGGAAACGACACTTTATATGGAGGTGCCGGTAACGACACCGTCGGCTCTGGCTCGGGAAATGACCAGGTCCGCAGCGGTGCAGGCAGTGACATGATCTGGGCGGGGGTCGGCAACGACGCGATTTATACTGCAAATGGCAATGACACGATTTTTGGGGCAACCGGCGATGACGAAATCTGGGCTGCTGCTGGGAACGACTTAGCCTATGGAAGTGCAGGTAACGACACCGTCGGCTCTGGGTCGGGAAACGACCAGGTCGGCGGCGGTGCAGGCAATGACGAACTTTGGGGCGGCGCTGGAAACGACCTGCTGAACGGCGGCACCGGAAACGACCTGCTGAACGGCGGCAGAGGTAATGACACCCTGCGCGGTGGTCGAGATGCCGACACGCTGGTATTTTCGTCCGGGACAGACCAAGTGATCGGCTTCTATGCAGGAGACCAGATTGATCTGTCAGGTGTGGCCTCGATCATCGGGTTTGCCGATCTGCAAGGCAATCACCTCTCGGGAGCGGTCAACGCGGTGATTGACGACGGATTGGGGAATACTATGACGCTAGCGGGCATCGGTTCTGGTACCTTGGATGCGGACGATTTCATCTTCTGACACTATCAGTATAATACGGTTCTAGGAAAAGCTCGGGCCACGTGTCTTAGATTTCTAAATATCCAGCCATCGACCGGGGCGTGTTTCGGATACCCAACTAACAACATGCGGGTTAGCAATTCAGCATCAATCGATGGACAGCCTGTGCTACTATAAAACGACGTCAGATTATGGCTGCATGTCCGAGAGATTGACGAAGCTGTCAATGGACCCAGGCTGATAATCCTGCGGATCGGGATCGTCTATCGAGAGTATTTAAAACAATGTGCCCTGCGCCTCTATCAGACACTTCGAACCTACCCTTGGTTATCTCTTTGACGCGATGCGAGCCGCTTGGCCGTCAATAGCAAAATTTTCTTGATTTGACGCAGCCGGTAAATATGTCCACGCCTTGTGGGCTTTTGGCTAGCTTTGGCTGTTCACCATCCTTTGCCATGTCATCAACCTGGAGAAATTTTTTGGGTCGACCCTTACAATATTTGATAATTATAAACGATAAATGTGTTATTCCTCGGACTCCTGACGATGCCACAACTGGGCATAACGTCCGTCTTTTGCCAGCAGCGCCTCATGGGATCCCTGCTCAACAACTTCGCCTTTTTCAAGCACGACAATGCGGTCCGCTTCGGCAATCGTACTTAGCCGGTGCGCGATTGTGATGACCGTTCGCCCCTTGCCCGCTTGCATCAGCGCGTCTTGGATTTCATGTTCCGTCTCGCTGTCGAGCGCGGATGTCGCTTCGTCCAACAACAAGATTGGCGGATCCTTCAGCAAAGTCCGTGCGATGCCTACCCGCTGCTTTTCGCCCCCCGACAGCTTAA
It encodes the following:
- a CDS encoding sugar transferase, producing MNSKFFISDVFDASEAASIPVLTQRPSKRLFDVFLILLASPLVLPAGILIVMLIKLDGGGAALFGHRRFGRRGEPFNLLKFRTMVVGAEELKLKLLDLNEAAWPDFKITNDPRVTRIGRFLRKTSLDELPQLLNVLRGEMSLIGPRASSVPLERYENWQLPRLSVLPGIAGPAQLFQRNGTFSDRCRLDLEYIATSSLWTDLRLCLQVVGKIIFAPDGK
- a CDS encoding IS481 family transposase, producing the protein MLINLHSQATTTPKIRAAIQAGDGPAWVLAERFGTTEQTVWKWRKRDSVHDRSHTAHRLQTTLTPAQEAVAVALRKTLLVSLDDLLAVVREFLNPDVSRSGLDRCLRRHGVGNLRDLKGKVARPKHSGFKAYEPGYIHIDVKYLPQMADQTSRRYLFVAIDRATRWVFIRVYNSKTAANARRFLRDLERSCPIRIRTILTDNGKEFTDRLFGLRKRAQTGNHEFDKLCVELEIDHRLTPPMSPQTNGMVERFNGRIEDVLQSHHFQSGEELEATLHRYVWLYNQQLPQSALGSKTPLQEMKDWHKLNPSLFKKQPYYRPGCDR
- a CDS encoding glycosyltransferase — its product is MVMACLEAVVLICLSLQFYHYVLYPLLLGIIWWLRRGRPAPAGNGPYRVSLIISAFNEERVIADKLRNCAQLVPAPVEVILVCDGSDDHTAEIARGLDLPGLTLHVMHRPERQGKSAAMNRAADCAIGDILLFSDANAFYLPETIGAITREFRDPSVAVVSGAKKILEEPAKASSVGQADGLYWRYEAFIRKCESDLGTTVASVGEILSIRQEYWRPIPPGTVNDDAWMTLVSLAQGLNVRFAPDAISLEEASPDANFEATRRRRINSGRLKLLGTREVWPLRRPRVLLALLSHKVLRVLLPIPMIAGFVANLAVVMWPKASVLMDVTLLVQLAALGLGVAGHFFSISGRKARLPSLAYHVLRGNVSALLAMYDVMRGQSHTIWQKPPR
- a CDS encoding glycosyltransferase family 4 protein, encoding MSILFQADVGADPNRSQSCLIVCLSRAFGGADVRVIQTARWCEAHGHPYLVAALSGSQLHRDLEKEGMNVEPLRRKRGDPRLILDLARLARGRAVVDLHNMQSQIWGALAAVFARVPNRVATVHSVYRATHPDLPRKQIHEGALRLCNWAGFRFIVVSTSVEAYLKDDIYIPARRVTLSRNGIDPLTETPVACNLRAEAGWPEDTFIIGAITRLDVIKGHRFLFEALLQLSEENRARARLFIVGKGPDEAALRAEVARHGLEHIIHFAGFRIDIPCILSGLDLMCQPSISEGLPYSILEACRQGVPVLSSDLPGIAAVLEHDRTAFFAPPASVEAITRLLDLLIPDEPRRRRVADAARKLVETEFSVDTMIESTMRAYSGEA
- a CDS encoding glycosyltransferase, yielding MSKSRARGRGRIIHMIDGLGHGGAERLMTPILSGLAKVGYDVQVIALQNKDGNQEAERLKDHGVPVRSLPIDKLKRADQIAAALWALRADKPGLIHAHLQFSIILSGLARCTLGIPSVVTLHTDQSGTGFDRETLRFGLSNAFMNRCCDRVICLTEASKRHAVAQGLDRAPLAVLPNGIDLAPYGAAPLHVRAALRHRLGLAEDDTVLISVAVLRPEKGLDRLIAALDRLVITHPRLKLVIVGDGAQKEALLRQIARAGLENRVLMTGYRTDIPDLLAIADVFVLPTLADALPTVVIEAMASRLPVIASNVGGLPEMIGDDEGQLVPPDNVPALADAIAGVLRDDPTRLAMGARALDRAQIEFSIETQVARLSALYDTLMKPGIKR
- a CDS encoding glycosyltransferase family 4 protein — translated: MKRIAIVETDARGGLIHFAYHMADALAAEGSDVTLVTGSDYELAAQPHRFSARPILKLWPQFDQSSANPLLRRVRRAWRAFVLLREWSRLTLYLLRSKPDVVIFSIVRFPFLAIFLKVLHASGIDLTQLCHEFEKRDETPGFWHRVEDRLFAATYRQFSSIFFLSQNIRDDFLARHAIPARTCLLPHPPQHALLGSDLPVETVQNRLGLSPKDRIVLFFGLLRPSKGVDDLVQAFSLLGDMHHLKLVICGYPSNNFDTRAIQALAEQLGVTSRTVFAFEYLPNDAVAPLLSLAEVVVFPYRNATASGALALAQGLGRPVVATSVSGLTEAIEHGVTGRLAAPGMPQSLAAEIRAVLEDAAAADGMGLAARRLFDEERSWHVLATRLLACLDKRDPQERR
- a CDS encoding oligosaccharide flippase family protein, with the translated sequence MRSHQLAILILMSDGALGLYFMAAPIPKIAIIAVSGSLTRATFPTLTLVVDKADQLRGVYLSAVADSMGLMALISLGLASLALLMTVVPFRDS